From Tachypleus tridentatus isolate NWPU-2018 chromosome 8, ASM421037v1, whole genome shotgun sequence, a single genomic window includes:
- the LOC143222608 gene encoding protein lethal(2)essential for life-like: MAFSRGLIPALFGRDWWESGDFPSRIADQHFGLGVHDSDIFTPTLYHGYYRRPRRQVSRQSRGGHSQVKNEADKFQVLLDVSHFAPNEINVKTVENFVVIEGKHEEKPDEHGLISRQFVRRYMLPKEVDPETVQSSLSSDGILTVEAPKKALEGEQPNERVVQIQMSDKPALKEDKEEQ, from the coding sequence ATGGCTTTTTCACGTGGTTTAATACCTGCTTTGTTTGGCCGCGATTGGTGGGAAAGCGGGGATTTTCCAAGTCGTATTGCAGATCAGCATTTCGGCCTTGGGGTTCATGATAGCGACATTTTTACGCCAACCTTGTATCATGGCTACTACAGACGACCCCGGCGACAAGTAAGCCGTCAGTCAAGAGGCGGCCATTCACAGGTGAAAAACGAAGCAGATAAATTCCAAGTGTTACTTGATGTGAGTCATTTTGCTCCTAACGAAATTAATGTGAAAACCGTCGAAAATTTCGTTGTTATTGAAGGTAAACATGAAGAAAAACCAGATGAGCACGGGCTAATATCTCGACAATTTGTACGACGTTATATGTTGCCTAAAGAAGTTGATCCAGAAACTGTACAATCTTCGCTGAGTTCAGACGGAATTTTGACGGTCGAGGCACCTAAGAAAGCCTTGGAGGGTGAGCAGCCAAATGAACGAGTCGTACAGATTCAAATGAGCGATAAACCGGCATTGAAGGAAGACAAAGAAGAACAGTGA